DNA sequence from the Candidatus Afararchaeum irisae genome:
TCTCCTTTACATTAGTGGCTTAATCCAACGCAGTCTAGTGATTCACCAGAGCCTTGTATTCTGGTACATACTCCCTGCCGCACTCACCAACTTCTCGAAGTCGGGTAAGATAGGAGATGCATTCGACGTCGATACTATCAAGGCTGTCGTCTCTACGGGAGAGTACGCCATGGCATGGGTTTTCGGACTTGTGATGGCACTCGTGGGAGGATTTATCTCCGGAATCCTGGGTATCATACCCATACTCGGACAGATTGCGGGTGTCTTCGTTGTCTTCTACTTCGCTGTCGTCGCC
Encoded proteins:
- a CDS encoding DUF4013 domain-containing protein, with amino-acid sequence LLYISGLIQRSLVIHQSLVFWYILPAALTNFSKSGKIGDAFDVDTIKAVVSTGEYAMAWVFGLVMALVGGFISGILGIIPILGQIAGVFVVFYFAVVANRLYAQGYIDALEGTGTRI